In the genome of Pseudarthrobacter sp. IC2-21, one region contains:
- a CDS encoding NAD(P)H-dependent glycerol-3-phosphate dehydrogenase — protein MTAERSRPGSARSVAVLGAGSWGTTFAKILADAATAAGVERSIRLWGRRSEVVEQINAVHRNEQYLKDTVLPGSITASTEVRHVLAGADLVVLAVPAQSLRLQLREWKALIAPDAVVVSLMKGLELGTDARMSQVIGEELGIPDHRIAVVSGPNLAMEIAREEPTASVVACSDEATAGWIARSCTAPYFRPYTTGDVVGVEIGGIVKNVIALAVGICEGKQMGDNTKASVITRGLAETSRLALALGGEARTMAGLAGLGDLVATCSSSLSRNHTAGRLLGQGLTLDELALKMTQTAEGIKSGQAVHDLAGKLGVEMPITAAVVAVLAGKLSVDQLGPLLLSRDLKPEGDY, from the coding sequence GTGACCGCTGAGCGAAGCCGCCCGGGCTCGGCCCGCTCCGTTGCCGTGCTGGGCGCCGGTTCCTGGGGAACCACGTTCGCGAAGATCCTTGCCGACGCTGCCACGGCCGCTGGTGTGGAACGCAGCATCCGGCTGTGGGGCCGGCGTAGCGAAGTGGTGGAGCAGATCAATGCGGTCCACCGCAACGAGCAGTACCTGAAGGACACCGTGCTGCCCGGCAGCATCACTGCGTCCACGGAGGTGCGGCACGTATTAGCCGGTGCGGACCTGGTGGTCCTGGCAGTGCCCGCACAGTCGCTGCGCCTCCAGCTCCGCGAGTGGAAGGCCCTGATTGCCCCGGATGCTGTGGTGGTGTCCCTGATGAAGGGCCTGGAACTGGGCACCGATGCACGCATGAGCCAGGTCATCGGCGAGGAACTGGGGATTCCTGACCACCGCATCGCGGTGGTTTCGGGCCCGAACCTCGCCATGGAGATTGCCCGTGAAGAACCGACGGCTTCCGTGGTGGCGTGCAGCGACGAGGCGACAGCGGGCTGGATTGCCAGAAGCTGCACCGCCCCCTACTTCCGCCCCTACACCACCGGGGACGTGGTGGGTGTGGAGATCGGCGGAATCGTCAAGAACGTCATCGCCCTGGCCGTCGGCATTTGCGAGGGCAAACAGATGGGTGACAACACCAAGGCTTCCGTCATCACGCGGGGCCTGGCCGAAACGTCAAGGCTGGCCCTTGCCCTTGGCGGGGAAGCCCGGACCATGGCCGGACTCGCCGGCCTGGGGGACCTGGTGGCAACCTGCTCCTCATCATTGTCGCGTAACCATACGGCCGGCAGGCTGCTGGGCCAGGGCCTGACCCTGGACGAGCTTGCGCTGAAGATGACGCAGACGGCCGAAGGCATAAAATCAGGCCAGGCCGTGCACGATCTCGCAGGGAAACTGGGCGTGGAAATGCCCATTACCGCCGCCGTCGTCGCCGTCCTCGCCGGCAAACTTTCCGTTGACCAACTGGGACCGCTGCTGCTGTCCCGGGACCTGAAACCTGAAGGCGATTACTGA
- a CDS encoding glycosyltransferase family 4 protein: MVKELSTAGWQIDVITPVAHAPHGRRQLPRRMAGRAFCGQKGKYAELIRRVPYLRHGNFHAAKFLDQCFSALLSIPLGLLTRHSDVLVVTAPSLPMLGAGYAIARLRRIPLVVEMRDAWPDLARDARLVQGNVKSLAERVVEFVQRRADLVVTVTEGFAETLRARGLKNVATISNGVMLEALPVLEPPALHRPVFEALYLGNHGKSQRLEVAIQASALVGDSMHLHMVGHGVQRPALERLARELNAPVTFHDSLHGQEVMDRYASADTCVVSLRDDWKSFETTVPSKTYEVLAVGRHVTAIVRGEAARIVEEAGAGDIVPSSPQAVAGLWKSLAQDRGKLVRSGDSRQWVKENADFPLLAAQYMDLIQGLLEARRGPRS; this comes from the coding sequence TTGGTCAAGGAACTGAGTACGGCTGGCTGGCAGATTGACGTCATAACCCCGGTAGCTCACGCACCCCACGGGCGCAGGCAATTGCCACGCCGGATGGCTGGACGCGCTTTTTGCGGCCAAAAGGGCAAATATGCGGAGCTAATAAGGCGTGTTCCCTACTTGCGCCACGGAAACTTCCACGCGGCTAAGTTTCTCGATCAGTGTTTCTCCGCCCTCCTGTCAATTCCGCTTGGTTTGCTTACCCGGCACTCCGACGTACTCGTCGTCACGGCCCCTAGTCTGCCAATGCTGGGGGCCGGCTACGCCATTGCCCGGCTTCGCCGCATTCCCTTGGTGGTGGAGATGCGGGACGCCTGGCCGGACCTTGCCCGGGACGCCCGCCTCGTGCAGGGTAACGTCAAAAGCCTCGCGGAGCGGGTCGTTGAATTTGTCCAGCGGCGTGCGGATCTTGTGGTGACGGTGACCGAGGGGTTCGCTGAGACGTTGAGAGCACGCGGCCTAAAAAACGTTGCCACCATCAGCAACGGGGTGATGCTGGAAGCGCTCCCAGTGCTTGAGCCCCCAGCCCTTCATCGCCCTGTTTTTGAGGCCCTGTATCTCGGAAACCACGGCAAAAGCCAGCGGCTCGAAGTCGCTATCCAAGCGAGCGCTTTGGTGGGGGATTCGATGCACCTGCACATGGTGGGCCACGGAGTGCAGCGGCCCGCTCTTGAAAGACTCGCCAGGGAGCTTAACGCGCCGGTGACCTTTCACGATTCACTGCATGGCCAGGAAGTCATGGACCGCTACGCGTCGGCGGACACCTGTGTGGTGTCACTGCGGGACGACTGGAAGTCCTTCGAGACCACCGTCCCGTCCAAGACGTACGAAGTCTTAGCAGTGGGGCGCCACGTCACAGCCATTGTCCGGGGAGAGGCTGCACGGATCGTGGAGGAGGCTGGAGCTGGCGATATCGTCCCCAGCAGCCCTCAAGCCGTTGCCGGATTGTGGAAGTCACTGGCGCAGGACCGTGGAAAGCTGGTCCGCAGCGGGGACAGCCGTCAGTGGGTCAAGGAGAATGCGGACTTCCCACTGCTCGCCGCGCAATATATGGACCTGATTCAGGGGCTGCTCGAAGCCAGGCGCGGCCCGCGCTCGTGA
- a CDS encoding lysophospholipid acyltransferase family protein → MKETAKSRATFVVVAGIVRTVLNGMMNKKWEGLENLPEGGFIAAPNHCTEIDPLIVGHLLYNQKRAPHFLAKAGLFKVPVLGAVLRATRQIPVERSTAGANRSLQLAQEIVADGGAIIIYPEGTLTRDPELWPMKGHTGAARLALEGGIPVVPIAHWGAHEVFPRYAKSFHLFPRKTSRVVVGKPVDLSPFAGKPLDKATLTAATEAIMDAVTELLAGIRGETPPTERWDPSKHNQASHGRFVDRGRPDDAADAT, encoded by the coding sequence ATGAAGGAAACGGCCAAGAGCCGGGCCACGTTTGTTGTGGTGGCCGGCATCGTGCGGACCGTGCTCAACGGCATGATGAACAAGAAGTGGGAAGGCCTGGAAAACCTTCCGGAAGGCGGTTTTATTGCCGCGCCCAACCACTGCACGGAAATCGATCCGCTCATTGTGGGCCACCTCCTGTACAACCAGAAACGTGCCCCTCACTTCCTCGCCAAGGCAGGGCTCTTCAAGGTTCCGGTTCTGGGCGCTGTCCTCCGGGCCACCCGCCAGATTCCGGTGGAACGCTCGACGGCGGGTGCAAACCGCTCGCTGCAGCTCGCCCAGGAGATCGTGGCTGACGGCGGGGCCATCATCATCTACCCCGAGGGCACCCTGACGCGTGATCCGGAGCTGTGGCCGATGAAGGGCCACACCGGAGCAGCACGCCTCGCCCTCGAAGGTGGAATCCCCGTAGTGCCCATCGCGCATTGGGGCGCCCACGAGGTTTTCCCGCGCTATGCCAAGAGCTTCCACCTTTTCCCGCGTAAGACGTCACGGGTAGTGGTGGGCAAACCCGTTGACCTTAGTCCGTTTGCAGGCAAACCGCTGGACAAGGCAACCCTCACCGCCGCGACCGAGGCCATCATGGACGCCGTGACGGAGCTGCTTGCCGGCATCCGGGGCGAAACACCTCCCACCGAGCGGTGGGACCCCTCCAAACACAACCAGGCTTCGCATGGCCGCTTTGTTGACCGGGGACGCCCTGACGACGCAGCGGACGCAACGTGA
- the murA gene encoding UDP-N-acetylglucosamine 1-carboxyvinyltransferase, with protein sequence MSSVLTIRGGVPLTGRVNVRGAKNLVPKAMVAALLGNEPSVLRNVPEIKDVEVVTSLLQLHGVTVVKDPVSGDLTLDPKAAKTAPSTAIDAHAGDSRIPILLCGPLIHAIGEAFIPDLGGCKIGDRPIDYHLNVLRQFGAVVEKRPGGIHISAPRGLQGAKISLPYPSVGATEQVLLSATRAEGITELSGAATEPEIIDLIAVLQKMGAIISVQTDRTIRIEGVRDLGGYNHRALSDRNESASWASAALVTKGDIFVEGASQRDMMTFLNTYRKVGGGMDIGEDGIRFYHKGGKLNPLVLETDVHPGFMTDWQQPLVVALTQAEGVSIVHETVYENRFGFTDALIRMGASIQVHRECLGSVPCRFGQRNFLHSAVISGPTQLKGTDIDVPDLRGGFSHLIAALAATGTSRVTGIDIINRGYERFTEKLAGLGADFDITSTK encoded by the coding sequence ATGAGTAGTGTTCTGACAATCCGCGGCGGAGTCCCGCTTACAGGCCGCGTCAACGTCCGTGGGGCCAAGAATCTTGTTCCCAAAGCGATGGTGGCAGCCTTGCTGGGCAACGAACCCTCGGTATTGCGGAACGTTCCGGAGATCAAGGACGTCGAAGTTGTCACGTCCCTGCTGCAGCTGCACGGGGTGACCGTCGTGAAGGATCCCGTCAGCGGTGACCTCACCCTGGATCCCAAGGCAGCCAAGACCGCGCCGAGCACCGCGATTGACGCCCATGCCGGCGATTCGCGGATTCCCATCCTGCTCTGCGGTCCCCTCATCCACGCGATCGGTGAGGCCTTCATCCCCGACCTGGGCGGCTGCAAGATTGGCGACCGGCCCATCGACTACCACCTCAACGTGCTGCGCCAGTTTGGCGCCGTGGTTGAAAAACGGCCAGGCGGCATCCACATCTCCGCGCCGCGCGGGCTGCAGGGAGCAAAAATCTCGCTGCCGTATCCGTCAGTCGGAGCCACCGAGCAGGTGCTGCTCAGCGCCACGCGCGCCGAAGGCATCACCGAACTTTCCGGCGCCGCCACGGAGCCCGAGATCATCGACCTCATCGCCGTGCTGCAGAAGATGGGCGCCATCATCAGCGTCCAGACTGACCGGACCATCCGCATCGAAGGCGTCAGGGACCTGGGCGGCTACAACCACCGCGCACTCTCGGACCGCAACGAATCGGCGTCGTGGGCTTCCGCCGCACTGGTTACCAAGGGAGACATCTTCGTCGAAGGCGCCTCCCAGCGGGACATGATGACGTTCCTGAACACTTACCGCAAGGTGGGCGGCGGCATGGATATCGGCGAGGACGGTATCCGCTTCTACCACAAGGGGGGCAAGCTCAACCCGCTGGTCCTCGAGACTGATGTGCACCCCGGCTTCATGACTGACTGGCAACAGCCCCTGGTGGTGGCACTGACCCAGGCGGAGGGCGTGTCGATCGTTCATGAGACGGTCTACGAAAACAGGTTCGGTTTCACTGACGCCCTCATTCGGATGGGCGCCAGCATCCAGGTGCACCGCGAGTGCCTGGGCAGCGTGCCGTGCCGTTTCGGGCAGCGGAACTTCCTCCACTCCGCCGTTATCTCAGGTCCCACACAGCTCAAGGGCACCGACATTGATGTCCCGGACCTTCGCGGCGGTTTCAGCCACCTCATTGCCGCGCTTGCTGCCACCGGCACGTCCCGTGTGACCGGCATCGACATTATTAACCGGGGCTACGAGCGTTTCACTGAGAAGCTCGCCGGACTCGGCGCGGACTTCGACATCACCTCGACGAAGTAA
- a CDS encoding D-alanine--D-alanine ligase family protein: MSEHNLAAAEPARRSKPRVAVLFGGRSSEHAVSCVTAAGVLGAINKDKYDVIPIGIAKSGQWVLAAADTAQWSLSAASLPEVPASSETVTLAEIGGEHQLIVASPDTVPRELGTVDVVFPLLHGPFGEDGTIQGLLELSDTRYVGAGVLASAVGMDKHYMKVVFEAAGLRVGPYVAVTDRQWLNDAEAVRKQVDRLGFPVFVKPARAGSSMGISKVDSLEELDAAVEEARRHDRKLVIEAGIVGREIECAVLEGRGTAAPRTSMPGEISVAGGGHDFYDFNAKYVEDDAASLSCPADIPEEAIARVRELAAVAFDAVGAEGLSRVDFFYTPEGELIINEINTMPGFTPKSMYPQMWAASGLGYADLIDELIYLALNRKTGLR; the protein is encoded by the coding sequence ATGTCTGAGCACAACCTGGCCGCAGCGGAACCCGCGCGCCGGTCGAAACCACGGGTGGCGGTGCTTTTTGGCGGCCGTTCCAGCGAGCATGCGGTCAGCTGCGTGACGGCTGCCGGCGTGCTGGGCGCCATCAACAAAGACAAGTACGACGTCATACCCATCGGCATCGCCAAGTCCGGGCAATGGGTCCTGGCAGCCGCGGACACCGCCCAGTGGTCGCTGTCCGCGGCATCACTGCCCGAGGTCCCGGCGTCGTCCGAGACCGTGACCCTCGCCGAGATCGGCGGGGAGCACCAGCTGATTGTGGCCTCGCCGGACACGGTTCCCCGCGAACTGGGCACCGTTGATGTGGTGTTCCCGCTGCTCCACGGCCCGTTCGGAGAGGACGGCACCATTCAAGGGCTCCTCGAACTCTCTGACACCCGCTACGTGGGCGCCGGCGTGCTCGCATCCGCGGTGGGCATGGACAAGCACTACATGAAGGTTGTTTTCGAGGCTGCCGGACTGCGGGTGGGCCCGTATGTGGCGGTCACGGACCGTCAGTGGCTCAACGACGCCGAGGCCGTCCGCAAGCAGGTGGACCGGCTCGGCTTCCCGGTGTTCGTCAAGCCTGCCAGGGCCGGATCCTCCATGGGCATCTCCAAGGTGGATTCGCTCGAGGAACTTGATGCCGCCGTCGAGGAAGCCCGGCGCCACGACCGCAAGCTGGTCATTGAAGCCGGCATCGTGGGACGCGAAATCGAGTGTGCCGTCCTCGAAGGGCGCGGAACCGCGGCGCCGCGCACCTCCATGCCGGGGGAGATCTCCGTGGCAGGGGGCGGCCATGATTTCTATGATTTCAACGCCAAATATGTTGAGGACGACGCCGCTTCACTCAGCTGCCCGGCCGACATCCCGGAGGAAGCAATCGCCAGGGTGCGGGAACTGGCGGCGGTGGCCTTTGACGCCGTCGGAGCGGAAGGGCTGAGCCGGGTTGATTTCTTCTACACCCCCGAGGGTGAACTGATCATCAACGAGATCAACACCATGCCGGGGTTCACGCCCAAGAGCATGTACCCGCAGATGTGGGCAGCGTCCGGCCTTGGCTACGCGGACCTCATTGACGAGCTGATCTACCTGGCGCTCAACCGGAAGACCGGACTGCGGTAG
- a CDS encoding DUF3515 family protein encodes MQHPRSSATLRAGCSLFAVTLSVLALTACSPAVDVAPAADAANPACAPMMVALPDAIGDAKLRKTNSQATAAWGDPSQVILRCGVNVPGPTTDRCVSVNGVDWVIKEADSAWTLTTFGRKPATEILLTKDQETISSATVLADLSGAAAKIPATGNCVGQEDLQNLPTSK; translated from the coding sequence ATGCAGCACCCCAGATCCTCCGCAACCCTCCGCGCCGGCTGTTCCCTTTTCGCGGTGACTCTTTCGGTCCTCGCTCTCACCGCCTGCTCCCCCGCCGTGGACGTGGCCCCTGCCGCCGACGCGGCCAACCCTGCCTGCGCGCCCATGATGGTGGCCCTGCCGGACGCCATCGGCGACGCGAAACTGCGGAAGACCAACAGCCAGGCCACCGCGGCCTGGGGGGACCCCTCGCAGGTGATCCTGCGCTGCGGGGTGAACGTTCCGGGGCCCACGACGGACCGCTGCGTGAGCGTCAACGGCGTTGACTGGGTCATCAAGGAAGCGGACTCCGCATGGACGCTGACCACTTTCGGCCGCAAGCCGGCCACCGAGATCCTCCTCACCAAGGATCAGGAGACCATCAGTTCCGCCACGGTCCTTGCTGATCTCTCCGGGGCTGCGGCTAAGATTCCGGCCACCGGGAACTGCGTGGGCCAGGAAGACCTGCAGAACCTGCCCACGAGCAAGTAG